A region from the Podarcis raffonei isolate rPodRaf1 chromosome 11, rPodRaf1.pri, whole genome shotgun sequence genome encodes:
- the LOC128423597 gene encoding TATA box-binding protein-associated factor RNA polymerase I subunit C-like isoform X1 yields the protein MLPNAGCRVPPVTPQDILLQGLMLRSSEATNSGAQAALGFPDQLGAFFVDYPDVAFGAMGQLLQDNFHLGDVPVQEEQQQVLLCVLKLSAQPCQRKKRRNVCRVSHLLKHIDAPDAVSCSFFGGKSIMRLCRDWLFELPLELMADWLHEDLAEQWRRLSFDETPTGGALAWLPREGSGGPSSRGCLVYPSGEAMNQLCFQDVALKPTASGSLRPRTRGRPAQFELNGRVQQVAAAQVDGIDFVGVRSDYHCGAWKMKPGGAPTLLQVVGTETPCSSIAVSPHLPGELSFCTHSGALYAWNVETGLQRLHQDSETLFFRDPSPWRWSEFTAHPRVLSFADRTGLVGIDQRVPSQHRVELFKVGGEADCQRGERVVLSKYLGQAEPYQHLVATQFSVYVLDERFPLVPALSWEHMMQRPPIYGLLSPAVAPQRSHKLLLGSHHDQELLLLQYTGGADTPCQLWGPPRKVPSILESLPHFPVQVPIRQEALRQRLALPTAGIAAALGQQGQSQTLLVFQLSEAGDLFYQPLLHQEEDEEEEGASEGPQPAPEAPQEEEEEDAPRGPDEGARSCEGSPPPPATPAAPLAPPVAAPSAYQRWIRAFRKAWKRLPEAAQGRARLPAILSQSRLFACRELREPAGNQAPSYGEARQRLRQAMREKRAVCPREPAGRAPSPPGLEQEGPPGELGQRLAASWAGGWADWWQEKLGATKAQKQRVLREQRRRRKRARGTPSLSGSFTSTTSYQSDASDSSWWAASSQTPSEAPTDSESLYSLASATMKAPSLAPESRVSVPCSPTASQGPPPDSQGPRDASQGSPSSSQLLSSQTLSTRGIPKERRQTLRNYLAIFDEPDEPPAELPASQASSRGSQRPLPSSQGSQGPRKRPRMGF from the exons ATGCTGCCCAACGCTG GATGCAGGGTGCCCCCCGTGACTCCCCAAGACATCCTTCTGCAGGGACTGATGCTGCGCTCCTCGGAAGCCACCAACTCTGGCGCTCAGGCTGCCCTGGGCTTCCCAGATCAG CTGGGCGCCTTCTTTGTGGACTATCCGGACGTGGCCTTTGGCGCCATGGGGCAGCTCCTCCAGGACAACTTCCACCTGGGAGATGTGCCAGTCCAG gaggagcagcagcaagtTCTGCTGTGCGTCCTCAAACTCTCCGCACAACCCTGCCAG AGGAAAAAGCGGCGCAACGTCTGCCGGGTGAGCCACCTGCTGAAGCACATCGATGCCCCTGATGCCGTGAG CTGCAGCTTCTTTGGGGGCAAGAGCATCATGCGCCTGTGCCGGGACTGGCTCTTTGAGCTGCCCCTGGAGCTGATGGCCGACTGGCTGCACGAGGACCTGGCGGAGCAGTGGAGGCGCCTTTCCTTCGACGAGACCCCAACCGGGGGGGCCTTGGCCTGGCTGCCCAGAGAGGGCAGCGGGGGGCCGTCGTCCAGGGGCTGCCTGGTGTACCCCTCTGGGGAGGCCATGAACCAGCTCT GCTTCCAAGACGTGGCTCTGAAGCCCACCGCCAGCGGCTCCCTGAGGCCTCGAACCCGCGGCCGCCCTGCCCAGTTTGAGCTCAATGGCCGGGTCCAGCAGGTGGCAGCCGCCCAGGTGGACGGCATTG ACTTTGTTGGGGTGCGCTCAGATTACCACTGCGGCGCATGGAAGATGAAGCCGGGAGGAGCCCCCACCCTGCTCCAGGTGGTTGGCACAGAGACCCCCTGCTCCTCCATCGCAGTCAG cccccacctgcctggcgAGCTCTCCTTCTGCACCCACAGCGGAGCCCTCTATGCCTGGAATGTGGAGACAGG GCTCCAGCGGCTGCACCAGGACAGCGAGACTCTCTTCTTCCGGGACCCTTCCCCTTGGCGATGGAGCGAGTTTACTGCCCACCCGCGGGTGCTCAGCTTTGCCGACCGTACCGGCCTGGTGGGGATTGACCAGAGG GTGCCCTCTCAACATCGCGTGGAGCTCTTCAAGGTGGGGGGCGAGGCCGACTGCCAGCGGGGGGAGCGCGTGGTCCTCTCCAAGTACCTGGGCCAGGCTGAGCCCTACCAGCACCTCGTTGCCACGCAG TTCTCGGTCTACGTGCTGGACGAACGCTTCCCCCTGGTGCCCGCCCTCAGCTGGGAGCACATGATGCAGCGGCCGCCCATCTACGGCCTCCTCAGCCCGGCCGTCGCTCCGCAGCGCAGCCACAAGCTCCTCCTCGGCTCCCACCACGAccaagaactcttgctgctgcagTACACAG GCGGCGCCGACACCCCTTGCCAGCTCTGGGGGCCCCCACGGAAGGTCCCTTCCATCCTCGAGAGCCTGCCCCACTTCCCTGTGCAAGTGCCCATCCGGCAGGAGGCTCTGCGCCAGCGTCTCGCCCTGCCCACTGCAg GCATCGCAGCCGCCCTGGGGCAGCAGGGCCAGAGTCAGACCCTGCTGGTCTTCCAGCTCTCTGAGGCCGGCGATCTCTTCTACCAGCCCTTGCTCCAccaggaggaggacgaggaggaagaaggagcctCTGAGGGGCCACAGCCGGCCCCCGAAGCCccgcaggaggaggaagaggaggatgccCCCCGAGGCCCTGACGAAGGAGCCAGATCCTGCGAAGGCTCCCCTCCACCGCCTGCCACGCCCGCAGCACCCCTCGCCCCCCCTGTGGCTGCCCCCTCCGCTTACCAGCGCTGGATCAGGGCCTTCCGGAAGGCCTGGAAGCGTCTCCCCGAGGCAGCCCAGGGCCGGGCGCGGCTGCCGGCCATCCTCAGCCAGAGCCGCCTCTTCGCTTGCCGGGAGCTGCGGGAGCCGGCCGGGAATCAGGCCCCCTCCTACGGGGAGGCCCGGCAGCGCCTGCGCCAGGCCATGCGGGAGAAGCGGGCCGTGTGCCCCCGGGAGCCGGCTGGCAGGGCCCCCTCGCCCCCAGGGCTGGAGCAGGAGGGCCCCCCGGGGGAGCTGGGCCAGCGCCTGGCCGCCTCCTGGGCCGGCGGCTGGGCCGACTGGTGGCAGGAGAAGCTGGGCGCCACCAAGGCGCAGAAGCAGCGGGTGCTGCGGGAGCAGCGGCGGAGGCGCAAGAGGGCGCGGGGAACCCCCAGCCTCTCGGGGAGCTTCACCTCCACCACCAGCTACCAATCGGACGCCAGCGACTCCTCCTGGTGGGCAGCCAGCAGCCAGACCCCCAGCGAAGCCCCCACTGACTCAGAAAGCCTCTACTCTCTGGCCTCTGCCACCATGAAAGCCCCCAGCCTGGCACCCGAGTCTCGCGTCTCCGTTCCCTGCTCCCCAACTGCTTCCCAGGGCCCCCCGCCCGACTCCCAAGGCCCCCGTGACGCTTCCCAGGGCTCCCCCTCGTCCTCGCAACTGCTCTCGTCCCAGACCCTCTCCACCCGCGGGATCCCCAAGGAGCGCCGCCAGACCCTCCGCAACTACCTGGCCATCTTTGACGAGCCTGACGAGCCCCCGGCCGAGCTGCCGGCCAGCCAGGCCTCCAGCCGCGGGAGCcagcgccccctcccctcctcccagggCTCCCAGGGACCCCGCAAGAGACCCCGCATGGGCTTCTGA
- the LOC128423597 gene encoding TATA box-binding protein-associated factor RNA polymerase I subunit C-like isoform X3, protein MLRSSEATNSGAQAALGFPDQLGAFFVDYPDVAFGAMGQLLQDNFHLGDVPVQEEQQQVLLCVLKLSAQPCQRKKRRNVCRVSHLLKHIDAPDAVSCSFFGGKSIMRLCRDWLFELPLELMADWLHEDLAEQWRRLSFDETPTGGALAWLPREGSGGPSSRGCLVYPSGEAMNQLCFQDVALKPTASGSLRPRTRGRPAQFELNGRVQQVAAAQVDGIDFVGVRSDYHCGAWKMKPGGAPTLLQVVGTETPCSSIAVSPHLPGELSFCTHSGALYAWNVETGLQRLHQDSETLFFRDPSPWRWSEFTAHPRVLSFADRTGLVGIDQRVPSQHRVELFKVGGEADCQRGERVVLSKYLGQAEPYQHLVATQFSVYVLDERFPLVPALSWEHMMQRPPIYGLLSPAVAPQRSHKLLLGSHHDQELLLLQYTGGADTPCQLWGPPRKVPSILESLPHFPVQVPIRQEALRQRLALPTAGIAAALGQQGQSQTLLVFQLSEAGDLFYQPLLHQEEDEEEEGASEGPQPAPEAPQEEEEEDAPRGPDEGARSCEGSPPPPATPAAPLAPPVAAPSAYQRWIRAFRKAWKRLPEAAQGRARLPAILSQSRLFACRELREPAGNQAPSYGEARQRLRQAMREKRAVCPREPAGRAPSPPGLEQEGPPGELGQRLAASWAGGWADWWQEKLGATKAQKQRVLREQRRRRKRARGTPSLSGSFTSTTSYQSDASDSSWWAASSQTPSEAPTDSESLYSLASATMKAPSLAPESRVSVPCSPTASQGPPPDSQGPRDASQGSPSSSQLLSSQTLSTRGIPKERRQTLRNYLAIFDEPDEPPAELPASQASSRGSQRPLPSSQGSQGPRKRPRMGF, encoded by the exons ATGCTGCGCTCCTCGGAAGCCACCAACTCTGGCGCTCAGGCTGCCCTGGGCTTCCCAGATCAG CTGGGCGCCTTCTTTGTGGACTATCCGGACGTGGCCTTTGGCGCCATGGGGCAGCTCCTCCAGGACAACTTCCACCTGGGAGATGTGCCAGTCCAG gaggagcagcagcaagtTCTGCTGTGCGTCCTCAAACTCTCCGCACAACCCTGCCAG AGGAAAAAGCGGCGCAACGTCTGCCGGGTGAGCCACCTGCTGAAGCACATCGATGCCCCTGATGCCGTGAG CTGCAGCTTCTTTGGGGGCAAGAGCATCATGCGCCTGTGCCGGGACTGGCTCTTTGAGCTGCCCCTGGAGCTGATGGCCGACTGGCTGCACGAGGACCTGGCGGAGCAGTGGAGGCGCCTTTCCTTCGACGAGACCCCAACCGGGGGGGCCTTGGCCTGGCTGCCCAGAGAGGGCAGCGGGGGGCCGTCGTCCAGGGGCTGCCTGGTGTACCCCTCTGGGGAGGCCATGAACCAGCTCT GCTTCCAAGACGTGGCTCTGAAGCCCACCGCCAGCGGCTCCCTGAGGCCTCGAACCCGCGGCCGCCCTGCCCAGTTTGAGCTCAATGGCCGGGTCCAGCAGGTGGCAGCCGCCCAGGTGGACGGCATTG ACTTTGTTGGGGTGCGCTCAGATTACCACTGCGGCGCATGGAAGATGAAGCCGGGAGGAGCCCCCACCCTGCTCCAGGTGGTTGGCACAGAGACCCCCTGCTCCTCCATCGCAGTCAG cccccacctgcctggcgAGCTCTCCTTCTGCACCCACAGCGGAGCCCTCTATGCCTGGAATGTGGAGACAGG GCTCCAGCGGCTGCACCAGGACAGCGAGACTCTCTTCTTCCGGGACCCTTCCCCTTGGCGATGGAGCGAGTTTACTGCCCACCCGCGGGTGCTCAGCTTTGCCGACCGTACCGGCCTGGTGGGGATTGACCAGAGG GTGCCCTCTCAACATCGCGTGGAGCTCTTCAAGGTGGGGGGCGAGGCCGACTGCCAGCGGGGGGAGCGCGTGGTCCTCTCCAAGTACCTGGGCCAGGCTGAGCCCTACCAGCACCTCGTTGCCACGCAG TTCTCGGTCTACGTGCTGGACGAACGCTTCCCCCTGGTGCCCGCCCTCAGCTGGGAGCACATGATGCAGCGGCCGCCCATCTACGGCCTCCTCAGCCCGGCCGTCGCTCCGCAGCGCAGCCACAAGCTCCTCCTCGGCTCCCACCACGAccaagaactcttgctgctgcagTACACAG GCGGCGCCGACACCCCTTGCCAGCTCTGGGGGCCCCCACGGAAGGTCCCTTCCATCCTCGAGAGCCTGCCCCACTTCCCTGTGCAAGTGCCCATCCGGCAGGAGGCTCTGCGCCAGCGTCTCGCCCTGCCCACTGCAg GCATCGCAGCCGCCCTGGGGCAGCAGGGCCAGAGTCAGACCCTGCTGGTCTTCCAGCTCTCTGAGGCCGGCGATCTCTTCTACCAGCCCTTGCTCCAccaggaggaggacgaggaggaagaaggagcctCTGAGGGGCCACAGCCGGCCCCCGAAGCCccgcaggaggaggaagaggaggatgccCCCCGAGGCCCTGACGAAGGAGCCAGATCCTGCGAAGGCTCCCCTCCACCGCCTGCCACGCCCGCAGCACCCCTCGCCCCCCCTGTGGCTGCCCCCTCCGCTTACCAGCGCTGGATCAGGGCCTTCCGGAAGGCCTGGAAGCGTCTCCCCGAGGCAGCCCAGGGCCGGGCGCGGCTGCCGGCCATCCTCAGCCAGAGCCGCCTCTTCGCTTGCCGGGAGCTGCGGGAGCCGGCCGGGAATCAGGCCCCCTCCTACGGGGAGGCCCGGCAGCGCCTGCGCCAGGCCATGCGGGAGAAGCGGGCCGTGTGCCCCCGGGAGCCGGCTGGCAGGGCCCCCTCGCCCCCAGGGCTGGAGCAGGAGGGCCCCCCGGGGGAGCTGGGCCAGCGCCTGGCCGCCTCCTGGGCCGGCGGCTGGGCCGACTGGTGGCAGGAGAAGCTGGGCGCCACCAAGGCGCAGAAGCAGCGGGTGCTGCGGGAGCAGCGGCGGAGGCGCAAGAGGGCGCGGGGAACCCCCAGCCTCTCGGGGAGCTTCACCTCCACCACCAGCTACCAATCGGACGCCAGCGACTCCTCCTGGTGGGCAGCCAGCAGCCAGACCCCCAGCGAAGCCCCCACTGACTCAGAAAGCCTCTACTCTCTGGCCTCTGCCACCATGAAAGCCCCCAGCCTGGCACCCGAGTCTCGCGTCTCCGTTCCCTGCTCCCCAACTGCTTCCCAGGGCCCCCCGCCCGACTCCCAAGGCCCCCGTGACGCTTCCCAGGGCTCCCCCTCGTCCTCGCAACTGCTCTCGTCCCAGACCCTCTCCACCCGCGGGATCCCCAAGGAGCGCCGCCAGACCCTCCGCAACTACCTGGCCATCTTTGACGAGCCTGACGAGCCCCCGGCCGAGCTGCCGGCCAGCCAGGCCTCCAGCCGCGGGAGCcagcgccccctcccctcctcccagggCTCCCAGGGACCCCGCAAGAGACCCCGCATGGGCTTCTGA
- the LOC128423597 gene encoding TATA box-binding protein-associated factor RNA polymerase I subunit C-like isoform X4, with amino-acid sequence MLPNAGCRVPPVTPQDILLQGLMLRSSEATNSGAQAALGFPDQLGAFFVDYPDVAFGAMGQLLQDNFHLGDVPVQEEQQQVLLCVLKLSAQPCQRKKRRNVCRVSHLLKHIDAPDAVSCSFFGGKSIMRLCRDWLFELPLELMADWLHEDLAEQWRRLSFDETPTGGALAWLPREGSGGPSSRGCLVYPSGEAMNQLCFQDVALKPTASGSLRPRTRGRPAQFELNGRVQQVAAAQVDGIDFVGVRSDYHCGAWKMKPGGAPTLLQVVGTETPCSSIAVRLQRLHQDSETLFFRDPSPWRWSEFTAHPRVLSFADRTGLVGIDQRVPSQHRVELFKVGGEADCQRGERVVLSKYLGQAEPYQHLVATQFSVYVLDERFPLVPALSWEHMMQRPPIYGLLSPAVAPQRSHKLLLGSHHDQELLLLQYTGGADTPCQLWGPPRKVPSILESLPHFPVQVPIRQEALRQRLALPTAGIAAALGQQGQSQTLLVFQLSEAGDLFYQPLLHQEEDEEEEGASEGPQPAPEAPQEEEEEDAPRGPDEGARSCEGSPPPPATPAAPLAPPVAAPSAYQRWIRAFRKAWKRLPEAAQGRARLPAILSQSRLFACRELREPAGNQAPSYGEARQRLRQAMREKRAVCPREPAGRAPSPPGLEQEGPPGELGQRLAASWAGGWADWWQEKLGATKAQKQRVLREQRRRRKRARGTPSLSGSFTSTTSYQSDASDSSWWAASSQTPSEAPTDSESLYSLASATMKAPSLAPESRVSVPCSPTASQGPPPDSQGPRDASQGSPSSSQLLSSQTLSTRGIPKERRQTLRNYLAIFDEPDEPPAELPASQASSRGSQRPLPSSQGSQGPRKRPRMGF; translated from the exons ATGCTGCCCAACGCTG GATGCAGGGTGCCCCCCGTGACTCCCCAAGACATCCTTCTGCAGGGACTGATGCTGCGCTCCTCGGAAGCCACCAACTCTGGCGCTCAGGCTGCCCTGGGCTTCCCAGATCAG CTGGGCGCCTTCTTTGTGGACTATCCGGACGTGGCCTTTGGCGCCATGGGGCAGCTCCTCCAGGACAACTTCCACCTGGGAGATGTGCCAGTCCAG gaggagcagcagcaagtTCTGCTGTGCGTCCTCAAACTCTCCGCACAACCCTGCCAG AGGAAAAAGCGGCGCAACGTCTGCCGGGTGAGCCACCTGCTGAAGCACATCGATGCCCCTGATGCCGTGAG CTGCAGCTTCTTTGGGGGCAAGAGCATCATGCGCCTGTGCCGGGACTGGCTCTTTGAGCTGCCCCTGGAGCTGATGGCCGACTGGCTGCACGAGGACCTGGCGGAGCAGTGGAGGCGCCTTTCCTTCGACGAGACCCCAACCGGGGGGGCCTTGGCCTGGCTGCCCAGAGAGGGCAGCGGGGGGCCGTCGTCCAGGGGCTGCCTGGTGTACCCCTCTGGGGAGGCCATGAACCAGCTCT GCTTCCAAGACGTGGCTCTGAAGCCCACCGCCAGCGGCTCCCTGAGGCCTCGAACCCGCGGCCGCCCTGCCCAGTTTGAGCTCAATGGCCGGGTCCAGCAGGTGGCAGCCGCCCAGGTGGACGGCATTG ACTTTGTTGGGGTGCGCTCAGATTACCACTGCGGCGCATGGAAGATGAAGCCGGGAGGAGCCCCCACCCTGCTCCAGGTGGTTGGCACAGAGACCCCCTGCTCCTCCATCGCAGTCAG GCTCCAGCGGCTGCACCAGGACAGCGAGACTCTCTTCTTCCGGGACCCTTCCCCTTGGCGATGGAGCGAGTTTACTGCCCACCCGCGGGTGCTCAGCTTTGCCGACCGTACCGGCCTGGTGGGGATTGACCAGAGG GTGCCCTCTCAACATCGCGTGGAGCTCTTCAAGGTGGGGGGCGAGGCCGACTGCCAGCGGGGGGAGCGCGTGGTCCTCTCCAAGTACCTGGGCCAGGCTGAGCCCTACCAGCACCTCGTTGCCACGCAG TTCTCGGTCTACGTGCTGGACGAACGCTTCCCCCTGGTGCCCGCCCTCAGCTGGGAGCACATGATGCAGCGGCCGCCCATCTACGGCCTCCTCAGCCCGGCCGTCGCTCCGCAGCGCAGCCACAAGCTCCTCCTCGGCTCCCACCACGAccaagaactcttgctgctgcagTACACAG GCGGCGCCGACACCCCTTGCCAGCTCTGGGGGCCCCCACGGAAGGTCCCTTCCATCCTCGAGAGCCTGCCCCACTTCCCTGTGCAAGTGCCCATCCGGCAGGAGGCTCTGCGCCAGCGTCTCGCCCTGCCCACTGCAg GCATCGCAGCCGCCCTGGGGCAGCAGGGCCAGAGTCAGACCCTGCTGGTCTTCCAGCTCTCTGAGGCCGGCGATCTCTTCTACCAGCCCTTGCTCCAccaggaggaggacgaggaggaagaaggagcctCTGAGGGGCCACAGCCGGCCCCCGAAGCCccgcaggaggaggaagaggaggatgccCCCCGAGGCCCTGACGAAGGAGCCAGATCCTGCGAAGGCTCCCCTCCACCGCCTGCCACGCCCGCAGCACCCCTCGCCCCCCCTGTGGCTGCCCCCTCCGCTTACCAGCGCTGGATCAGGGCCTTCCGGAAGGCCTGGAAGCGTCTCCCCGAGGCAGCCCAGGGCCGGGCGCGGCTGCCGGCCATCCTCAGCCAGAGCCGCCTCTTCGCTTGCCGGGAGCTGCGGGAGCCGGCCGGGAATCAGGCCCCCTCCTACGGGGAGGCCCGGCAGCGCCTGCGCCAGGCCATGCGGGAGAAGCGGGCCGTGTGCCCCCGGGAGCCGGCTGGCAGGGCCCCCTCGCCCCCAGGGCTGGAGCAGGAGGGCCCCCCGGGGGAGCTGGGCCAGCGCCTGGCCGCCTCCTGGGCCGGCGGCTGGGCCGACTGGTGGCAGGAGAAGCTGGGCGCCACCAAGGCGCAGAAGCAGCGGGTGCTGCGGGAGCAGCGGCGGAGGCGCAAGAGGGCGCGGGGAACCCCCAGCCTCTCGGGGAGCTTCACCTCCACCACCAGCTACCAATCGGACGCCAGCGACTCCTCCTGGTGGGCAGCCAGCAGCCAGACCCCCAGCGAAGCCCCCACTGACTCAGAAAGCCTCTACTCTCTGGCCTCTGCCACCATGAAAGCCCCCAGCCTGGCACCCGAGTCTCGCGTCTCCGTTCCCTGCTCCCCAACTGCTTCCCAGGGCCCCCCGCCCGACTCCCAAGGCCCCCGTGACGCTTCCCAGGGCTCCCCCTCGTCCTCGCAACTGCTCTCGTCCCAGACCCTCTCCACCCGCGGGATCCCCAAGGAGCGCCGCCAGACCCTCCGCAACTACCTGGCCATCTTTGACGAGCCTGACGAGCCCCCGGCCGAGCTGCCGGCCAGCCAGGCCTCCAGCCGCGGGAGCcagcgccccctcccctcctcccagggCTCCCAGGGACCCCGCAAGAGACCCCGCATGGGCTTCTGA
- the LOC128423597 gene encoding TATA box-binding protein-associated factor RNA polymerase I subunit C-like isoform X2 encodes MLPNAGCRVPPVTPQDILLQGLMLRSSEATNSGAQAALGFPDQLGAFFVDYPDVAFGAMGQLLQDNFHLGDVPVQRKKRRNVCRVSHLLKHIDAPDAVSCSFFGGKSIMRLCRDWLFELPLELMADWLHEDLAEQWRRLSFDETPTGGALAWLPREGSGGPSSRGCLVYPSGEAMNQLCFQDVALKPTASGSLRPRTRGRPAQFELNGRVQQVAAAQVDGIDFVGVRSDYHCGAWKMKPGGAPTLLQVVGTETPCSSIAVSPHLPGELSFCTHSGALYAWNVETGLQRLHQDSETLFFRDPSPWRWSEFTAHPRVLSFADRTGLVGIDQRVPSQHRVELFKVGGEADCQRGERVVLSKYLGQAEPYQHLVATQFSVYVLDERFPLVPALSWEHMMQRPPIYGLLSPAVAPQRSHKLLLGSHHDQELLLLQYTGGADTPCQLWGPPRKVPSILESLPHFPVQVPIRQEALRQRLALPTAGIAAALGQQGQSQTLLVFQLSEAGDLFYQPLLHQEEDEEEEGASEGPQPAPEAPQEEEEEDAPRGPDEGARSCEGSPPPPATPAAPLAPPVAAPSAYQRWIRAFRKAWKRLPEAAQGRARLPAILSQSRLFACRELREPAGNQAPSYGEARQRLRQAMREKRAVCPREPAGRAPSPPGLEQEGPPGELGQRLAASWAGGWADWWQEKLGATKAQKQRVLREQRRRRKRARGTPSLSGSFTSTTSYQSDASDSSWWAASSQTPSEAPTDSESLYSLASATMKAPSLAPESRVSVPCSPTASQGPPPDSQGPRDASQGSPSSSQLLSSQTLSTRGIPKERRQTLRNYLAIFDEPDEPPAELPASQASSRGSQRPLPSSQGSQGPRKRPRMGF; translated from the exons ATGCTGCCCAACGCTG GATGCAGGGTGCCCCCCGTGACTCCCCAAGACATCCTTCTGCAGGGACTGATGCTGCGCTCCTCGGAAGCCACCAACTCTGGCGCTCAGGCTGCCCTGGGCTTCCCAGATCAG CTGGGCGCCTTCTTTGTGGACTATCCGGACGTGGCCTTTGGCGCCATGGGGCAGCTCCTCCAGGACAACTTCCACCTGGGAGATGTGCCAGTCCAG AGGAAAAAGCGGCGCAACGTCTGCCGGGTGAGCCACCTGCTGAAGCACATCGATGCCCCTGATGCCGTGAG CTGCAGCTTCTTTGGGGGCAAGAGCATCATGCGCCTGTGCCGGGACTGGCTCTTTGAGCTGCCCCTGGAGCTGATGGCCGACTGGCTGCACGAGGACCTGGCGGAGCAGTGGAGGCGCCTTTCCTTCGACGAGACCCCAACCGGGGGGGCCTTGGCCTGGCTGCCCAGAGAGGGCAGCGGGGGGCCGTCGTCCAGGGGCTGCCTGGTGTACCCCTCTGGGGAGGCCATGAACCAGCTCT GCTTCCAAGACGTGGCTCTGAAGCCCACCGCCAGCGGCTCCCTGAGGCCTCGAACCCGCGGCCGCCCTGCCCAGTTTGAGCTCAATGGCCGGGTCCAGCAGGTGGCAGCCGCCCAGGTGGACGGCATTG ACTTTGTTGGGGTGCGCTCAGATTACCACTGCGGCGCATGGAAGATGAAGCCGGGAGGAGCCCCCACCCTGCTCCAGGTGGTTGGCACAGAGACCCCCTGCTCCTCCATCGCAGTCAG cccccacctgcctggcgAGCTCTCCTTCTGCACCCACAGCGGAGCCCTCTATGCCTGGAATGTGGAGACAGG GCTCCAGCGGCTGCACCAGGACAGCGAGACTCTCTTCTTCCGGGACCCTTCCCCTTGGCGATGGAGCGAGTTTACTGCCCACCCGCGGGTGCTCAGCTTTGCCGACCGTACCGGCCTGGTGGGGATTGACCAGAGG GTGCCCTCTCAACATCGCGTGGAGCTCTTCAAGGTGGGGGGCGAGGCCGACTGCCAGCGGGGGGAGCGCGTGGTCCTCTCCAAGTACCTGGGCCAGGCTGAGCCCTACCAGCACCTCGTTGCCACGCAG TTCTCGGTCTACGTGCTGGACGAACGCTTCCCCCTGGTGCCCGCCCTCAGCTGGGAGCACATGATGCAGCGGCCGCCCATCTACGGCCTCCTCAGCCCGGCCGTCGCTCCGCAGCGCAGCCACAAGCTCCTCCTCGGCTCCCACCACGAccaagaactcttgctgctgcagTACACAG GCGGCGCCGACACCCCTTGCCAGCTCTGGGGGCCCCCACGGAAGGTCCCTTCCATCCTCGAGAGCCTGCCCCACTTCCCTGTGCAAGTGCCCATCCGGCAGGAGGCTCTGCGCCAGCGTCTCGCCCTGCCCACTGCAg GCATCGCAGCCGCCCTGGGGCAGCAGGGCCAGAGTCAGACCCTGCTGGTCTTCCAGCTCTCTGAGGCCGGCGATCTCTTCTACCAGCCCTTGCTCCAccaggaggaggacgaggaggaagaaggagcctCTGAGGGGCCACAGCCGGCCCCCGAAGCCccgcaggaggaggaagaggaggatgccCCCCGAGGCCCTGACGAAGGAGCCAGATCCTGCGAAGGCTCCCCTCCACCGCCTGCCACGCCCGCAGCACCCCTCGCCCCCCCTGTGGCTGCCCCCTCCGCTTACCAGCGCTGGATCAGGGCCTTCCGGAAGGCCTGGAAGCGTCTCCCCGAGGCAGCCCAGGGCCGGGCGCGGCTGCCGGCCATCCTCAGCCAGAGCCGCCTCTTCGCTTGCCGGGAGCTGCGGGAGCCGGCCGGGAATCAGGCCCCCTCCTACGGGGAGGCCCGGCAGCGCCTGCGCCAGGCCATGCGGGAGAAGCGGGCCGTGTGCCCCCGGGAGCCGGCTGGCAGGGCCCCCTCGCCCCCAGGGCTGGAGCAGGAGGGCCCCCCGGGGGAGCTGGGCCAGCGCCTGGCCGCCTCCTGGGCCGGCGGCTGGGCCGACTGGTGGCAGGAGAAGCTGGGCGCCACCAAGGCGCAGAAGCAGCGGGTGCTGCGGGAGCAGCGGCGGAGGCGCAAGAGGGCGCGGGGAACCCCCAGCCTCTCGGGGAGCTTCACCTCCACCACCAGCTACCAATCGGACGCCAGCGACTCCTCCTGGTGGGCAGCCAGCAGCCAGACCCCCAGCGAAGCCCCCACTGACTCAGAAAGCCTCTACTCTCTGGCCTCTGCCACCATGAAAGCCCCCAGCCTGGCACCCGAGTCTCGCGTCTCCGTTCCCTGCTCCCCAACTGCTTCCCAGGGCCCCCCGCCCGACTCCCAAGGCCCCCGTGACGCTTCCCAGGGCTCCCCCTCGTCCTCGCAACTGCTCTCGTCCCAGACCCTCTCCACCCGCGGGATCCCCAAGGAGCGCCGCCAGACCCTCCGCAACTACCTGGCCATCTTTGACGAGCCTGACGAGCCCCCGGCCGAGCTGCCGGCCAGCCAGGCCTCCAGCCGCGGGAGCcagcgccccctcccctcctcccagggCTCCCAGGGACCCCGCAAGAGACCCCGCATGGGCTTCTGA